The Aeromicrobium sp. Leaf245 genome includes a region encoding these proteins:
- a CDS encoding CaiB/BaiF CoA-transferase family protein: MTSSGPLSDLLVVDLSRALAGPHATMMLGDLGARVVKIEAPGHGDDTRGWGPPFRWPHADGHVGTADEADPDVQRESTYFLSANRNKESVALNLKDEADRDVFLALVDRADVLVENFRTGVLERLGLGLDGLCERNPRLVVLSITGFGHDGPEGGRSGYDQIAQGEAGLMSITGSSPDDPQKVGTPISDILAGMYGAYGVMTALHERERTGRGQVVRTSLLAATVGVHGFQGTRWTVAGTVGRAQGNHHASISPYGLFRCADGAVQIAVGSEGLWHDFCAGFDVDPDLEGFATNPERVARREEVVELVEQVFADWKAEDLLARLAEVGIPAGKVRTLDEVYAWDQTHSQGLLVDVEHATLGSVTLPGPPLRFFDGGGVETTRTDHQAPPTLDQHGGSVRRWIDEGER, translated from the coding sequence ATGACGAGCTCCGGACCGCTCTCGGACCTGCTGGTCGTCGACCTCTCCCGCGCTCTCGCCGGGCCGCACGCCACGATGATGCTGGGCGACCTCGGCGCCCGCGTGGTCAAGATCGAGGCCCCCGGCCACGGCGACGACACCCGCGGATGGGGTCCCCCCTTCCGCTGGCCCCACGCCGACGGGCACGTCGGCACGGCCGACGAGGCCGACCCCGACGTGCAGCGCGAGTCGACCTACTTCCTGTCGGCCAACCGCAACAAGGAGTCGGTGGCGCTCAACCTCAAGGACGAGGCCGACCGCGACGTCTTCCTCGCGCTGGTCGACCGCGCCGACGTGCTGGTCGAGAACTTCCGCACGGGCGTGCTCGAGCGTCTCGGGCTCGGCCTCGACGGCCTCTGCGAGCGCAACCCCCGCCTCGTGGTGCTCTCGATCACGGGCTTCGGGCACGACGGGCCCGAGGGGGGCCGCTCCGGCTACGACCAGATCGCCCAGGGCGAGGCCGGGCTGATGTCCATCACGGGCTCCTCGCCGGACGACCCCCAGAAGGTCGGCACCCCGATCTCGGACATCCTGGCCGGCATGTACGGCGCCTACGGCGTCATGACCGCGCTGCACGAGCGGGAGCGGACCGGTCGCGGCCAGGTGGTGCGCACGTCGCTGCTCGCCGCCACGGTCGGCGTCCATGGCTTCCAGGGGACCCGCTGGACCGTCGCGGGCACCGTCGGCCGGGCGCAGGGCAACCACCACGCGTCCATCTCACCGTACGGCCTGTTCCGCTGCGCCGACGGAGCCGTGCAGATCGCCGTCGGGAGCGAGGGCCTCTGGCACGACTTCTGCGCCGGCTTCGACGTCGACCCCGACCTCGAGGGCTTCGCGACGAACCCCGAGCGGGTCGCCCGTCGCGAGGAGGTCGTCGAGCTGGTCGAGCAGGTCTTCGCCGACTGGAAGGCCGAGGACCTGCTCGCGCGGCTCGCCGAGGTCGGCATCCCCGCCGGCAAGGTGCGCACCCTCGACGAGGTCTACGCCTGGGACCAGACCCACAGCCAAGGGCTCCTCGTCGACGTCGAGCACGCGACCCTGGGTAGCGTGACGCTGCCGGGTCCGCCGTTGCGGTTCTTCGACGGCGGCGGGGTCGAGACGACCCGCACCGACCACCAGGCACCCCCCACGCTGGACCAGCACGGCGGCTCCGTCCGTCGCTGGATCGACGAAGGAGAACGATGA